From Drosophila suzukii chromosome 2R, CBGP_Dsuzu_IsoJpt1.0, whole genome shotgun sequence, a single genomic window includes:
- the Tmem18 gene encoding transmembrane protein 18, with translation MHPGQIDVNEINGYWTFLLSIDWKDPWLIGLILVHILTTTTALLSRNNTNFQVFLFLVLLLAVYFTESINEYAAQNWSSFSKQQYFDSNGLFISTVFSIPILLNCMLLIGTWLYSSTQLMVTLKTAQLKERIRKERQNKADTAAAAQHGKAE, from the exons ATGCATCCTGGGCAAATCGATGTCAACGAGATCAACGGCTATTGGACATTTCTGCTTAGT ATTGATTGGAAGGATCCGTGGCTTATTGGCTTAATATTGGTGCATATCCTGACCACCACAACTGCGCTCCTCAGCCGGAACAATACGAACTTCCAGGTTTTCCTCTTCCTAGTGCTGC TGCTGGCGGTCTATTTCACCGAGAGCATCAATGAGTATGCGGCCCAGAACTGGAGTTCCTTCTCCAAACAACAATACTTCGATAGCAACGGCCTTTTTATCTCGACAGTTTTCTCAATTCCCATTTTGCTCAACTGTATGCTGTTGATT GGCACCTGGCTGTACAGCTCCACGCAGCTAATGGTGACTTTGAAAACAGCCCAACTGAAAGAGCGAATTCGAAAAGAACGCCAAAATAAGGCTGATACCGCAGCGGCAGCACAACATGGCAAGGCGGAATAG
- the LOC108009601 gene encoding male-specific sperm protein Mst84Db — MCSCGQFNPFYIGPYPECACGDCPYGKYSGFTRCGWSGGNGPFGTTFGDPCCGDSRYGGGGGSCGPSWNPFCSPSYGSCYGSSCGPRRPQSSCRSPRADCCMMCSSGVGCFGQSYGQSYGQSCGTSCCSCF; from the coding sequence ATGTGCAGCTGCGGGCAGTTCAATCCCTTCTACATTGGACCCTATCCGGAGTGCGCCTGTGGGGACTGTCCGTATGGGAAGTACTCGGGATTCACGCGATGTGGTTGGAGTGGCGGCAATGGACCCTTTGGCACCACCTTCGGTGATCCCTGCTGCGGGGATTCCCGCtatggaggaggaggaggtagCTGCGGACCCAGCTGGAATCCCTTCTGTAGTCCTTCCTATGGTTCCTGCTATGGATCGTCCTGTGGTCCCCGCCGTCCTCAATCTTCCTGTCGATCTCCTAGAGCAGACTGCTGCATGATGTGCTCCAGTGGAGTTGGCTGCTTTGGCCAATCGTATGGCCAATCCTATGGCCAATCCTGTGGCACATCCTGCTGTTCCTGCTTTTAA